The DNA window TTTCTCTATAGGCATCTTTAAGATATTGTTCTTTAAACAACTTCCACTGAAGCTTGATCACATTGAGCCCTAGTGGCTGTACAAAACCAACTTGTTTCTGATCTGTAGTCATAAATATTTATGACTGGACTATAATTTGTTTGCTCTCAGGGGCTTTGTAGATGACAGCTTGTCCATGATAGAAACTGTCAGTTTCTTGATGGGGGGGGGGAAATTGGGAAAGACCATGGATTAAAGCATTCTAGTGAGTTCTCACTTGCTAATGCAGAGGTTTTCAGTCCTGGCATATCCCTTGTATTTCTCACTTAACACGGATTCAGATTATCAGCTCATTAGGTGAGTGCTCCATTAACTGAACTAAGCATGGGTCTCattcagctccctagttcagtagtcagggcactgataaGGGGGCTAGCCACATTAATTTACAATATACTGATTTGTGTCCTAGTGGAAAAGtgaattttgaagcagttttaaaaaaaaaaaaacaggtaagGCGGTTTGGCACATGAGTGTGTACGTTGTAAAACAGTTTTGTCAAGTTGCTTAGCAAAGGCTTTTTTTTACTCCTTGAGAAACCCCATTATAAAACCCTATAGGGAAAACAAACAGCAAATTAGTCTTACAGGTTCTGACATAATGCACATCACCACTTTCTGAAATACTTTGTTgtgatcctatcagacttatgatagcaacctgattgtaacaaagcactgttcaccagaggagaactggccccccgactaagcctggtttctcccaaggtttttttttctctccattttaacacctatttgccacttgtttagAGTTTGGGTTCTTTGCCGCTTTTGCCTTTGGCTTGCATAGTTgggacatttgatattcaatagtattcttgacatttattcaacagtgcttctgatctgcctgcattgacacttatttaagagctgctgtgcagccaaaattatgtaccagctatcaatgtaaagctgctttgacacaatctgcattgtaaaaagcgctatataaataaaggtgacttgactttcactaattcatgtttttatagtttacatggagacaataattgtattgttttcaaaaacgtgcactttgaaacccattttcaaaaattTGTGTTATTAGATCCCCAAAACACTGCTGTTCTGTAAATGAATGACCAGAATGCATAAAGAGTGTTCAGTTTAGTCATGTAAATGCCCTCTCAATGTATCAGATAATGCTGGGTACACTAaaagatttttgaaaatgtataagATTTTCAAAATTTGAGACCACAAAtataaggacaaaaaaaaaaaaaaaaaaaaaaaaaaattcctagATTTAACAGTTTTGCTCCTACAGTGTGTGGTGTGACAAAGACAGCACACCACATGAACAGATTTTCAACCAGAGTCCTGACTGTGGACAAGGGAAGTCTTGCAAAATCTATCAAGAATTCAGAGTAAACATGACATATAagcaggaataaattgcattgaTAGTGTTTGGAATGATTTTGGTATGTTTTACGGGACACGTTGTATAAACACTCATGCTGTTGCCACATATCAACAAGCTGATCCTCCATATTTGCTGTCCAAATCCATTTAACTTTGTGCTGCGCCATGACTGTGTTTGTTATGCTTCTGTCAGCTCGCTTTCTGATTGGATATCGTTTCATTTCATGTGATAATCCCTAGAGCGTGCATGCGTTTGTCCTCGGGATTTTCCCCAAACGCATCAGGATTTCTGATTGAGTATTTATGATTTGTGATCAGGGCCTATGCGTCTATTCGTCAACGTGCTTTTTACATTATACAATGTTTCTATAATGGTCAAACTCAGTTTCTTAAATGtcaaattactttagattaaaACCTCAAGTGTTCTGTTGGCTAGTGACATTATAGAACATTCTCAGTTGCTAATGCATAAACTCTACAGGTCCAGGGGAGAATCAAAGGTAATCAATTAAGCTAAAAGGGGAGGAGCCACCTTAACTCAAAGCTGTAAAAAATGGACAAGCCAAGAACTCTGGTGTTTGTTGTGGCATTTGTGTTCATGTTTGTTAGCATGGAGCTTCTGCAAGGTGTGTTAGTGGTGGTTGTGCTTGTTGCGTTTGATCTGCCTGATGCATGGGGAAGTTTGAGGTACAGTCAAAGTCCAAGAAGCATGAGGCTGAAATCAGATCCAGCTTCCAGAAGTCCTGGTCTTTCTCCTCTAGGGCTCTGGAACCCTTTGCAAGTGGCTTCTCAGTTTCAGAGTCCTCTGAGTTCTGTCTCAAGAAACCTTGCACAGGATCCTTTTGGTCTTCAGGAGAAGCAGCTGTTGGAGGGTCCAGTGAAGCCTTTGGATTGGAAGTATCCCATTGTTCCTGAGGTGCAGAGAGAGTTGGGGGTGAACTTCCAGTTGAGGCAACCTGTGACTCCCAGCAGTGTAGCGGTTCAATGCAATGAGAACCGGGTACTTGTAGAGGTCCAGCAGGACTTGTTCAGCAATGGTCAGTTGATCCAGCCAACTGGTCTGTCTCTAGGTGGATGTCCTGTTGTTGGTCAGGACACTGAGTCTAGGGTGCTAATCTTTGAGTATGAACTACAGGACTGCAACAGCGTGCAGATGGTAAGAACTCTTTAATCTTAATGGTTTGTTTGTGGCAGAGGATAGCCAAAgtctttcaaggaaagtctgttcaatTGTTGCAGTATCTGCAATGCCAGGGCAGCTGAGACCGTCCTATCTGTTTGACTGTGTAAACCTTGATTTCTTAAACCGCTTTCCTTTTTAAATAACTCCTCAAACCAAAAACAATCTGACATGACCTATCCCATAAATGTTATGAATGGTGCTTAAACAATAACTTGTTCTAGTAGTGTCTAAAGCAGGTTTTAAACCTGGAACAGCAAATTTTTGATCCCAAGTTTGAGATGTGCACTGCTCTATAGCAACCCCAACGCTTCTAAgggcagggttttttttttttttttttaaatgaccaactGGCTCTTGAGTTATTCCAACATGTTGCACAATGCACTTTCTCCCAAAGTAAGATTAGTGCACTGTCTTTGGGATGATCTTCATGGTAACCAATCTCTTCCAGATGAATGAGGATGAGCTTGTCTACACCTTCTCTCTTACCTACACCCCTGAGGCACTTGCTGGAACTCCAATTACCCAGGCAGATGGTGCAGTTGTTGGCATTCAATGCCATTATCAAAGGTAAGTGGACTCTGACTTTCTGCATGCTGCTTGTGCAGCTTTGAGACCATCTAATTGGTACCTTCATGAACCACAGACTTCAAAACGTAAGCAGTGATGCCTTGAGGCCAACATGGGTCCCTTATGCCTCAACGGAGGTTGGTGAAGAAGTCTTGCTGTTCTCCCTGAAGCTCATGATGGGTTAGTACAGGTTTATATCTTTAACCTTATAATTGTGGCTGtgcctaattttttttttttttttttttttttttttgtgtagatGACTGGTCCTATCAGAGGCCTTCAAACTCTTACTATCTGGGTGGCTTTATTAACATCGAGGCATCTGTGAAGGTGTACAATCACGTACCTCTGCGTGTGTTTGTGGACAGCTGTGTGGCCACTCAAGGACCAGATGTGAACTCTCTCCCGAGATATTCCTTCATTGAGAATCACGGGTAAGGTCATGGCACTTGGTTTTTATAGGACTCTTTTGTAACTCTGTCAGAGTCATGGGTTAGGTCAAGTTGCTTGATAGTTGATATTCATGAGTTCTTTGTAACCACTTCTCAGGTGCTTTGTGGATGCCAAGGCTACAGCTTCCAGCTCCCGCTTCATGCCTCGGTCCCAGGAGGACAAGATCCAGTTCCAGCTGGAGGCGTTTATGTTCCAGGAGGGCTCCAGTCCTTATGTATGTACTAAGAATATCATGTGTTAACTACCAATCTGTGTATGTGACTTGTCATCCCTTGCAGATCTATATAACCTGTATTCTGAAGGCCACTATTGCTTCTGTACCAAGTGATGCTCAGCGCAAATCCTGTTCCTTCGCTAATGGGTACATTTCACCCTCTTAACTTTTGACTTTAGGTCTTTGACTTCGAAGTTGACTTTGCTCATGTTGAAGCTGGCATGTCTACGGTTACAGGTGGTTTGCTGCTGATGGAAACAACCAAGTTTGTGGTTGCTGTGACTCAACATGTGGTCCTGATGGTGGATTTGCTGCTGCTCCCTTTGGAGGTTGGTAGTTTTTGTGCTTCCTAAGGTTGCTCTTGACTTTCAAGTGCTCGAATTTGTTTTGGTTTTCTTCTAGGTGTTCAGTGGGAAGGCAAGGCATCACTTGGTCCCGTAATGGTTCAAGAGCGAAaggctgtttctcaataaatTTAACTTCATTGATCCTTGCATGTATCTGACTAGTCATTTTGCTTCGTGTCTGGTTTAACTGCTTTTGACCCTGAAACAGTGACTCATTCTGCCAATGTGGCGAAATTGTCATACTGAACCTCTGCAAGTCCCATATATCATGCAACCGTAGCATTActgaattttaaatatttctctataggttcttttttttttttttttttttttttccctctcctCCACTGAAGCTCATATTGAGCCCTAGTGGTTGTACAAAACTAGATTCCTTCTGATCTGTACTCTGTACTTTATGAATATCTAGACTAGTGGtttcaaactcaattcctggagggccacagctttGCACAGTTTAGCTCCAGCTCACCACTTGGAAGTTTCTCGTAATcttgaagaccttgattagctggatcaggtgtTTTGATTTAGGGTTGGCGCAGAGCTGTGGCCTTCCagaatttgagtttgagaccactgctctAGACTATCATACTTGAGCTTTGGTGCTTTAGAGTTTCTATCATGGACAAGCTGTCAGTTTCTAGATTGGGGAAAGAACCTGGATTAAAGCACTTCTAGTGACTTCTCATTTGCTAGTGTAGTGGTTTTCAGTCCTGGCATATCCCTTGTATTTCTCACTTAACTCCTTATTCAGATCATAAGCTCACTAGGTGAGTGCTCCATTACGTGTGGGTCTCAGTCAGCTCCCTGGTTCAGTAGTCAAGGCACTAATAAGGGAGCTGGCCACATTAATTTACACTATACTGACCTAGGGTGTGGATTGAGACGCAGGGTAAGTGTTTACACAAATGTACTACAAtggactttctttttttttacctccTTTTGAAGTGTTTCATGTCCAGACAACATTGTCAAACACTGTTCACATCTGtgaaaatgactgttttctgctgccaagccagtagttggcaatgaCGTGTAAAACACTGTGTGCctatagagtggtgcaggtatgacATCAGAACCCAGGAGACTAATTCCCTGCTGTTTCCTTTGAGTTTTTTCCTGTGGGGGTTTTTGTGTAAAAGCTTGTGGTAAACGCAACTTGACAATACTTTGACAATTTGTTCTACAATGTAGATTACACACCCATTGTGAGGTGAATTTTGAAgcagttcattttttaaaacattttagtaagTAATTAGGCAGTTTGGCACGTTGTAAAACAATGTTTTGTCAAGTTGTTTAGCACAGGCTTTATTTTTACTCATTGAAAAACCCTGTTATAAAACCCTACAGGAAAACAAGGAGTGAATGAGTCTTACAGGTTCTAAAGTAATGTGCATGATGTTACCACTTTCACTAATTCATGTTTTTATAGGTTAGAGACAATAATTgtactgttttcaaaaacttgcacctAAACCCATTTTGAAAAGTTTGCATTATTGGCCCCCCAAAAGGCTGCTGTTCTGTAAATGAATGACCAGAATGCATAGAGCATTCGTTTTTCAGTTGTGTAAATGCCCTCTCAGTGTGTCAGCAGAGGTGTCAAGTGACAAAGTACAAACACTTTATTACCTTAAGTAGAAATTTTGGGTATCTatactttactggagtaattTTTCAGCTGACTTTTTACTTCTACTACTTACATTTTCATGCAAtactttctactccttacattttaaaaatagcattGTTACCCCCATTTCATTTCAGCTTGTTTTCATTCCAgcttgtcatttaaataataaaaaaaaaactatccagATAAATCGTGCCATCTGGATAGAGTGAATTTTATTGTGGTTAGATGAGAAGTAAAAACATATACCATTCCGGCACCCTATTGGTTTGTACACTATCCATCACACCTGCACATGACACAAATCACATCACACTCCAGCAAGGAGGACATAGCCAGTGTTGGGGTTAATCAAAGattatttctttaaaagttATTTCTCCACTACTGGCTCATATATCAAACGGGTGCTTTCTCTTCATCCTCCACAAATTAAGCTACAGTACGCAGTTCAGTAGAGAgatgtttgaataaattagtGTTTGCGATTGACAACATTGTGATAAGTAGGCTATACTAACTTTGTAActcgttacccccaacactggtcatAGCAGATATCTGTGTTtgcgtgtatttgactattcaggtGCAAAGAGAACTGATCACGTGAGAGGGCGCTTTTGTTGTGTGCCATTCAGCGCAATTCCGGCTATCCCGCCTTTAATCgattaaaaaaattgtaattgaATTGTAATATTGTGATACAACGATCTTCAAAGATCATTTGGCTGTAAGCTGAAATTAAATTCCTCACAGAATTCTTGCAGCTaagtttgactttttgcacTATTACAATACTTACAGGCATGTAGACGTCAAATCTTCTGCTCCATGAAACACATGTTAATGCTTAGTAGTACACATATATTgttctttaatgtatttgcattgtaataaaatgcattcattttcaatgggcATATATGCGGCTGAAACAGGTAGCCTAGTGCTTCCcaaatttttcaacattaacattttaaaggaacactccactttttttgaaaataggctcattttccaactcccctagagttaaacagttgagtttaaccgttttcgaatccattcagccgatctccggttctggcggtacaacttttagcatagcttagcatagttcattgaatctgattagaccgttagcatcgcgtttaaaaatgaccaaagacttttgatatttttcctatttaaaacttgactcttctgtagttaaatcgtgtactaagaccgacggaaaataaaaagttgtgattttctaggctgatatggctaggaactatactctcattcaggcgtaataatcaaggaactttgctgccgttccatggctgcagcagtgcaatgatattacgcagcacctgtgagcccctgcttgcacagggaacgtgccttgcaaccatggagacgtttgtgagagacgctgcgtgaTATCATTGCGAGAAcgcgaaaacggtaaaactcaactgtttaactctaggggagttggaaaatgagcctattttcaaaaaagtggagtgttcctttaataacATTATAGTCATTTAagcctttaatttttttttttttttttttttttttgaggaggtggGATTGTTCTCAGATTATGCTGGGTACACACTAAAAGATTATTGAAAACTTATACGATTTTCAAAATGTGCGAGACCACAAATAtgaggacaaaaaaaaacacctacagTGTGTGGTGTGACAAAGACAGCACACCACATGAACAGATTTTCAACCAGAGTCCTGACTGTGAACAAAGGAAGTCTTGCAAAATCTCTTGAGACTTCAGAGTAAACATGACGGACGATAGGCAGGAAGAAATTGCATTGATAGTGTTTGGAATGATTTTGGTATGTTTTACGGGACACGTTGTATAAACACTCATGCTGTTGCCACAAATCAACAAGCTGATCCTCCATCCAGGGGGCGCATGCGCAAGTGCTGACCCCAGACACTGGTGTGCTCGTGTGtttgcttgcttgtttgttttaaattgtttaaacaGTCCACGTTTTAAAAGCAATATGCTTTTTAAGATAATCGTTGTGTTCTGGATTCTAAAATGCGCTATAGACTGTGTGTCTGCGTTGGAAGATGGAGTGGATTTGGGAAATCTAAGGAACAATGGATTAATGAGGACAATGTTTTACAGCCGCGAAGATCTGTTGAGATTCCGACACAATGTTAGAACCCCACCAAAGTTCTTTCATGAACCTTCCGAAATAGTTTGTTCCATCCACACAACAAAcagaaagaagaaaacaaaacggAAGGGCTCTAGAGGCGGAATCCGAAACAGACTTAAATCTCGCGGCAGTCGGTTTCCTCTTCCTACAATAACTTTAACTAATGCTCGCTCgcttcaaaataaaatgcttgAACTTACAGCATTGGTGAAATACAACAGAGATTTTAAAAGAGCTAACCTGATCTGCATTACGGAGACATGGTTGACGGAGGCGATTGACAACATACACTTGGAAGGATACTCATTAATCCGTCTGGACCGCGACAGTGCCAAGTCAACTAAAACAATCGGAGGAGGACTGTGTATGTTTGTTAGTAGCAGGTGGGCGAATAATATTACGGTACGTGAAACACATTGCTCTGCTCACGACTGTGTCTTTCAGGCCATACTACTTGCCTCGCGAATTCGGACAAATAACAATTATCTTAGTCTATGTGCCAGGACCAAACTTTGCACTTGCTGCTGAATGCATAGCTGCTAGTTACAACAGAGCGCTTTGCAATTCTGCCGATGACCCAGTCTTCTTGCTTGGagattttaataaatgcaatGTATCTACGCTGTTGCCAAATCTTGAGCAATATGTAACCTGTCCGACAAGACTGGTTAAGACTCTGGACAAATGCTTTGGTAACGTGGAAGGTGCATATGTGCCAAAGCTATATCCACCTCTGGGACGTTCGGATCACAACGTTATTCATCTGTTACCAAAATACAGGCAGCTTTTAAAGAGGATCAAGCCTGCCGTTCAGCAGGTTCAAACGTGGTCCAGGGACGAAATAGAAAAGCTAAGAGGCTCTTTTGAGTGCACTGAATGGGACTTATTTTTTAACGATGATGACTGTTGTAGTAATCATGAATTTTTGAATGATACAATAACCTGTTATGTTAATTTCTGTgtaaattcagtggttcaaacaAAGAATATTAGAGTCTATCCAAATAATAAGCCGTGGATTAACAAAGATCTGAAACATTACCTAAACATGAAGAAAATTGCCTTCTTGCAGAATGATCAGCAGAAAGTAAAAGAGTTAAACAAAGCAGTAAAACGTAAGATAAAAGATGCACAGAATGAATATAAAGAGAATGTTGAAGAGAAATTAAAAACGGGAAATGTAAGAGATGCATGGAAGGGTTTAAATACAATGATGGGTAGACAAAAGAAAAGAGTTCAAAAACATGAAGACCCTCATGTTCTtgcaaataattttaatattttttattcacgATTTGATAATGATTTTAATGATGATGATTTGTCTGTTAGTAATGAATTAATGATGATCATGACTCAATCACAGCCTATGATTATACAGGAGAGGGAGGTTGTCACAGTGCTTCGTAAAGTTAAATCGTATAAGGCATCTGGCCCAGATGGCCTGAAGGGGAAAGTCCTGAAAGAATGTGCAGCACAACTTGGACATGTGTGTACAAGGTTATTTCAAATCTTCCTGAACAATGGTTTTGTACCATTAGCCTGGAAGAATTCCATTGTCATCCCGGTGCCGAAAATACCTAATGCTAAATCTCTCAAAGACTTTCGCCCAATCGTACTCCCATCTATTCTGTGTAAATGTATGGTGCGCATAGTATGTAAGGAAGTGTTATCCCAAATCGAGACATGCATAGACCCCATGCAATTTGCCTATCGGGCAAATAGGAGCACTGTGGATGCCTCTCTTACTCTTTTAAATAAGGTTCAAAATCATCTAGATAATTCAAATTCCTATGTTCGAATACTCTTCATGGATTTCTCATCCGCTTTCAATACTGTCCAACCTCATCTTCTTTTAAAGCGCCTCTATGAGTCAGGTGCTAGTAGTTGGATGATTATATGGATTAAGGAGTTTTTAAAAGGTCGCCCTCAGCGAGTTTGTGTTAATAATGTTATGTCGGATTGCTTGGTTTTAGATACTGGGGTACCGCAGGGATGTGTACTGTCTCCAATACTTTTTTCCGTATACATAAATGAACTGAAGTGCAATGACGATAACCTTACCCTTATAAAATATGCCGATGATATGGCATTGGTTTCATGTCAGAAAGAAATGAACTGCACCTCATATT is part of the Chanodichthys erythropterus isolate Z2021 chromosome 18, ASM2448905v1, whole genome shotgun sequence genome and encodes:
- the LOC137006436 gene encoding zona pellucida sperm-binding protein 3-like yields the protein MFVSMELLQGVLVVVVLVAFDLPDAWGSLRYSQSPRSMRLKSDPASRSPGLSPLGLWNPLQVASQFQSPLSSVSRNLAQDPFGLQEKQLLEGPVKPLDWKYPIVPEVQRELGVNFQLRQPVTPSSVAVQCNENRVLVEVQQDLFSNGQLIQPTGLSLGGCPVVGQDTESRVLIFEYELQDCNSVQMMNEDELVYTFSLTYTPEALAGTPITQADGAVVGIQCHYQRLQNVSSDALRPTWVPYASTEVGEEVLLFSLKLMMDDWSYQRPSNSYYLGGFINIEASVKVYNHVPLRVFVDSCVATQGPDVNSLPRYSFIENHGCFVDAKATASSSRFMPRSQEDKIQFQLEAFMFQEGSSPYIYITCILKATIASVPSDAQRKSCSFANGWFAADGNNQVCGCCDSTCGPDGGFAAAPFGGVQWEGKASLGPVMVQERKAVSQ